One segment of Carya illinoinensis cultivar Pawnee chromosome 13, C.illinoinensisPawnee_v1, whole genome shotgun sequence DNA contains the following:
- the LOC122291588 gene encoding putative disease resistance protein RGA3, whose amino-acid sequence MAEAILFNVAAKIIESLGSQALEEIGLLWGVTDELDKLKNTVSTIQAVLLDAEEQWAVNREVKDWLEKLKYVVYDADDLLDGFSTDSLLREMMTQDKMAKKVRIFFSKSNQPVYNLKMRHKIKAIRQKLDAIANDRTFHLEERPVEIGVRARKRDDTHSYVLAAKVTGREDDKKEIIKRLLSDSENVGILPITGIGGLGKTTLAQFIFNDEEIDKHFQLKMWACVSQSFEVEKVVGKILESVTRKKSEIAGMDTLVHNLREKIGGKKYLLVLDDVWDEDVKKWDDLKVLLEVGASGSRILITTRSKKVAQITQTIAEYSLQCLDERESWCLFKQVAFENGQEPVNSRKVEVGKEIVEKCLGVPLVIKTIGRLLSLENEAGWFSFKNNKQPKIKVNDILPTLKLSYDQLPSHLKQCFAYCSIFPKDYVMEKSKLINLWIAQGFIKPSNQNECLEDVGHDYFMDLLWRSFFQEAEMDDWGNVFTIKMHDLMHDLAMSEAGSLITRLESEEKIIGDQKTRHVSVVGNIDFSSVIPTSSSSASKIRTLLCLGEFNNLHEYSSTSCEAIFSSLKFLRVLGLHGRQLDLVPSSMCMLKHLRDLDLSGNGKIEKLPDSISRLQNLYTLRLSGCTRLKELPRGITKLVNLRHLYNDGCYSLTYMPHGLGQLTNLQTLSKFVVCSNSGPEDGGRLSELNRLNSLGGELEIWDLRHDGDDFALDYKGNLKAKEHLQVLYLWCSTENIYAFDEMALEGLEPHPNLKKLEINVYGGVRVPMWLLSLTNLVDLKLSDCWKLKYLPPLSRLPSLKSLYLERLDEIEYVSDCSDNNDLSSFSSSAFFPSLESIFLFRCHNLKGWWRRSDSYNVDVNTTDHENSFETPSITWTGHALLPIPSFPPRLSNLIILDCPMLTSFPMFPHLDNELSLIRASWKPVQQTITNASSSSASSTPIAFSSPPLSKLKRIYLYQIEDLETLPVQNLISLQHLTIADCQRLKSLSQGVQYLTALQKLELSDCPVLDLGNDEHGMQWKGLKSLISLEFTRMPKLVSLPLGLQHVTTLRKLQISDCSSLVVIPEWICNWASLEEFTIYKCSGLTSRPEAMSRLNSL is encoded by the coding sequence ATGGCAGAAGCCATTCTCTTCAACGTTGCTGCAAAAATAATTGAGAGCTTGGGATCCCAGGCTCTCGAAGAGATCGGACTGCTTTGGGGTGTCACAGATGAGCTTGACAAGCTCAAGAACACCGTTTCGACAATCCAAGCCGTGCTTCTTGATGCTGAGGAGCAATGGGCAGTGAACCGTGAAGTTAAAGATTGGCTTGAAAAGCTTAAGTATGTCGTTTATGATGCAGACGACTTGCTGGATGGTTTCTCTACTGACTCTCTGTTGCGAGAGATGATGACTCAGGATAAGATGGCAAAAAAGGTACGAATCTTCTTCTCCAAATCAAACCAGCCTGTCTATAATCTGAAAATGCGTCATAAGATTAAGGCGATTAGACAGAAGTTAGATGCCATCGCAAATGATAGGACATTCCACTTGGAGGAACGCCCTGTGGAGATAGGAGTCAGGGCTAGGAAGAGGGATGATACTCATTCCTATGTACTTGCGGCAAAAGTTACTGGTAGAGAAGATGACAAGAAGGAGATCATAAAAAGACTTCTTTCTGATTCCGAGAACGTCGGAATCCTTCCGATTACTGGCATAGGAGGCTTAGGAAAGACCACACTAGCTCAATTCATCTTTAATGATGAGGAAATAGATAAACATTTTCAACTAAAAATGTGGGCTTGTGTCTCTCAGAGTTTTGAAGTGGAAAAAGTTGTTGGAAAAATCTTAGAATCGGTAACAAGAAAGAAGTCAGAGATTGCGGGAATGGATACATTGGTGCATAATCTTCGAGAAAAAATTGGTGGAAAGAAATACTTACTTGTGTTGGATGATGTTTGGGATGAGGATGTTAAAAAATGGGATGATTTGAAAGTACTGTTGGAGGTTGGTGCAAGTGGCAGTAGAATATTAATAACTACACGAAGTAAAAAAGTTGCACAAATTACCCAAACAATTGCAGAATATTCCTTACAGTGTTTAGACGAACGGGAGTCATGGTGTTTATTCAAGCAAGTGGCATTTGAGAATGGACAAGAGCCTGTTAATTCTAGAAAAGTGGAAGTTGGAAAGGAGATTGTAGAAAAGTGTTTAGGTGTCCCTCTTGTCATCAAAACAATTGGAAGGTTACTGTCCTTGGAAAATGAAGCAGGgtggttttcttttaaaaacaataaacagccaaaaataaaagtaaatgaCATCTTACCAACTCTTAAGCTGAGTTATGATCAACTTCCGTCACATTTGAAACAATGTTTTGCTTATTGTAGTATATTTCCGAAGGATTATGTGAtggaaaaatcaaaattgaTAAATCTCTGGATAGCACAGGGGTTTATCAAACCATCCAATCAAAATGAATGTCTTGAAGATGTTGGTCATGATTATTTCATGGATTTACTTTGGAGATCGTTCTTTCAAGAAGCTGAAATGGATGATTGGGGAAACGTGTTTACGATTAAAATGCACGACCTCATGCATGATCTTGCAATGTCAGAGGCAGGATCGTTGATCACCAGATTAGAATCTGAGGAAAAAATCATTGGTGATCAGAAAACTCGGCACGTATCAGTCGTCGGCAATATAGATTTTTCCTCAGTAATTCCAACTTCCTCGTCTAGTGCCAGTAAGATACGAACACTTCTTTGCCTTGGTGAATTCAATAATTTGCACGAGTACTCAAGTACTTCATGTGAAGCAATCTTTTCAAGTTTGAAGTTCTTGCGAGTGCTGGGTTTACATGGAAGACAGCTTGATTTAGTACCGAGTTCCATGTGTATGTTGAAGCATTTAAGAGATCTTGATCTTTCAGGGAATGGTAAAATTGAGAAGCTGCCCGATTCTATAAGTAGGTTGCAAAATTTGTATACACTAAGACTCTCTGGTTGCACAAGACTTAAAGAATTGCCTAGAGGAATTACGAAATTAGTCAATCTCAGGCATCTTTACAATGATGGATGTTATAGTTTGACTTATATGCCACATGGATTGGGGCAATTGACAAATCTCCAGACATTATCTAAGTTTGTTGTCTGCTCTAATTCAGGCCCAGAGGATGGTGGCCGGTTAAGCGAGCTAAATAGACTAAATAGCTTAGGAGGAGAATTAGAGATTTGGGATTTGAGACATGATGGGGATGACTTCGCATTGGATTATAAGGGTAACCTAAAGGCAAAAGAACATCTTCAGGTTTTGTATTTATGGTGTAGTACAGAAAATATATACGCATTTGATGAAATGGCATTGGAAGGCTTGGAACCTCACCCAAATCTAAAAAAGCTGGAGATAAATGTGTATGGAGGTGTGAGGGTTCCGATGTGGCTTTTGTCACTCACAAATCTTGTTGATTTGAAATTAAGTGATTGTTGGAAATTGAAATATTTGCCACCATTGAGTCGACTACCCTCTCTTAAGAGTCTTTACCTGGAACGCCTTGATGAAATAGAGTACGTATCAGATTGTAGTGACAACAATGacttatcttctttttcttcatcagCATTCTTTCCATCTCTTGAGAGTATTTTCCTCTTTCGCTGTCATAATCTGAAGGGTTGGTGGAGGAGGAGTGATTCTTATAATGTGGATGTCAATACTACTGATCATGAAAATTCCTTTGAAACACCATCAATCACGTGGACAGGGCATGCTTTACTACcaatcccttcttttcctcctcgtctttcaaatttaataatattggatTGCCCTATGTTGACTTCATTCCCAATGTTTCCACATCTGGACAATGAGTTATCCCTAATCCGTGCTAGCTGGAAGCCAGTGCAACAAACAATAACGaatgcctcctcctcctccgctTCCTCTACACCCATTGCCTTTTCATCTCCTCCTCTCTCCAAATTGAAGCGTATATACTTATATCAAATTGAGGATCTAGAAACACTACCAGTGCAAAACCTCATATCTCTCCAGCATTTGACGATAGCTGACTGCCAAAGATTAAAGTCTCTCTCCCAAGGTGTACAATATCTCACTGCACTTCAGAAACTGGAGCTTTCTGATTGTCCTGTGCTTGATCTAGGCAACGATGAGCACGGGATGCAATGGAAAGGGCTTAAAAGCCTCATCTCTTTGGAGTTTACGAGAATGCCGAAATTGGTGTCTCTCCCATTGGGGCTTCAACATGTTACAACTCTACGAAAGCTCCAAATCTCAGATTGTTCGAGCTTGGTGGTTATACCAGAGTGGATCTGCAATTGGGCTTCACTTGAGGAGTTCACAATTTATAAATGCTCTGGGTTAACATCACGGCCTGAAGCAATGAGTAGGCTAAACTCTTTGTAA
- the LOC122291139 gene encoding uncharacterized mitochondrial protein AtMg00810-like: MAHHELTGFHQSQADHSLFTLISPTSITMVLVYVDDILVVGNDISQIDVFKRILSTHFKTKDLGSLKYFLGLEVAHSQTGIFLNQHKYTLDILTDSGQLVYILSQFMHAPRDPHMQAAIRVLRYIKGNLGQGIFFSSSSPLHVTSYTNSDWASCPTTRRSTTGFFIQLGTSPISWRTKIKTTVVVPPLKPNIAPWQSLLANSSG, from the exons ATGGCTCACCACGAACTCACCG GTTTTCATCAGTCTCAGGCAGACCACTCTTTATTTACTCTTATCTCTCCCACTAGCATCACCATGGttcttgtttatgttgatgacatcttAGTTGTTGGCAATGATATTTCTCAGATTGATGTTTTCAAACGCATTCTATCtacacatttcaaaacaaaggaTCTTGGTTCTCTCAAATACTTCCTTGGTCTTGAAGTTGCTCATTCTCAGACCGGCATTTTTCTCAACCAACACAAGTATACTCTTGATATCCTGACTGATAGTGGCCAACTTG TATATATTCTCAGTCAGTTCATGCATGCTCCTCGTGATCCACACATGCAAGCTGCCATTCGTGTTCTACGCTACATCAAGGGCAATCTTGGTCAAGgcattttcttctcctcctctaGTCCTTTACATGTTACCTCTTACACCAACTCCGATTGGGCCAGTTGTCCCACTACCCGCAGATCCACCACAGGGTTCTTCATTCAGCTTGGCACGAGCCCCATTTCTTggagaacaaaaataaagacGACAGTGGTCGTTCCTCCGCTGAAGCCGAATATCGCGCCATGGCAGTCACTACTTGCAAACTCATCTGGCTGA